From the genome of Xiphophorus couchianus chromosome 15, X_couchianus-1.0, whole genome shotgun sequence:
GGCCACTTTTTAGCTCTTCTTACTATCAATTCATCGCTGGAGTGAATTTTCAGAAGTTATTTCTCTTTTGCCCTTTAAACCTTTAACCAAACATACAGCTATGGAGAAGAAGAGCCAAAAACTTAAAGCTGAATTTGATCCTGAAGGAAATTACTCACTTattgcacttttgtttttgataaatctACAGCTGTAATGTCAAAATGAATTCAGGCTGTCTTTACTTTATCTTAGCCTCTAGCAGGAATTCACTGATCTGAACATTTGGGCCAatattgatattaatattgctgtttcaGCCGATATTATACATTATTATAATTTTCCTACCATTTCAACGCTGTGAACAAATGACCACATTGTGATGCtgcatcactgtcacatgaccaacctcctcatgaaacacaaacagcagcaaaatggAAACAATCATAGGTTGAAATGAGTTTATCAATTTAAATTATTAGGAAATTATCCTCTACAGTACCATTGCTACTTGTGTTAGCAATGGTTATCTTCCAATAaagtctgtgtgtttttcctgaCAGGCGGAAATGAGGGCAGCCGTTTTTCTGGCCATGGAGGACCAGGACAGACTGGAGGTGAAGCTTCTTCCGGTTTGAtccacagtttgtgtttttatcagctGATGTTCACATTTATCATGTTTCTCTCAGAACAAAACTCCCCTCATCAATGAAAACCTGAAGAAATGCCTCCACACTAAAGACGGTGAGTTCAGGGTCTCTCTGGAAAGCAGATTGATTTTCCTCTCATGTAAAGATTTATCAGCTTTTTAAGAAAGTCTGGGCATGAGGAAggaaaatctaaagaaatgaTGGATGGATCGTGTTTGCTGTTGCAGCTGTTGACCACCAGGAGGCACTGTTGCACCATCAGACAGCAGTTTGCTTCAGACCTTTAAGCGTTTAGTTTCTGGATCGTTTCTCAGATCTGTGTGATGGGCCGTACagctgtggttctggttctggttctgaacccGTGTGTGTCCCACAGGACACCTGGTGGCCAGTCTCATCATGGACTTCCTGCAGGTGTTCAACCTGGACTTCAGCCTCTCCGTGTTCCAGCCGGAGATCAACTCGGTGAGTCCTGCGGCGTTCCTGTTAGCGCATCATGCTAGCAGCTGCAACTCAGAGCGTCTGTGTCTGTGAACGCTGGATCCCACAGAGAACTCAGCCCGGCTCCTGCTGCCTGAAAATGAAACTCTGAGACCGAACCAGCCAGCAGGAGAACTGCCTCACATCTGCAGATTTTCACATCATTTCTAACTGGACTGAATGGGGAACAGTCTGGTTTTCCACACTAGGCTTTAAAGAGGCAGTACTATGTGTTTTCCATTCACATAATGCCATTTTGTAGcccaatcaagtaactatgttaccttcagttgttatgaaaatgctacaTACATGAAATATAACTTGAAAGAAGTTTTACTTAgatatttaacaccttgaaattgggcctctgtctctttaaaaactcctgctctgtctgaagctccgcctccaggaagtcatcccaacatggctcctctttaaccctttaacgtttttaccacGTTTATTcatctgagcagcagctcctataatgagctcagcagatccaccagctgtttgctaattgctgctggctagtctgaaggagctgagtgggggaggaccTGCGACTCGGAGGCGGGACCAGGTCCATTCATTCAGACTGATCTGAACCTGGAGGGGTTTGTTGTGGTTTTAagtgtttgacctttgacctctgtgCAGCTGAACGGTCTGGACAGCCGGGACCTGGTCTGCAGGGAGCTGGGCGTGTCCGATGCGGAGCTGAACCAGAACGCCCCGGTTCTGCTGGAGCTGGTCCGGAGGGCCCGGTGGAGTGGCGGCCTGTCCCTCTGCTCTGAGGTGAGACCCGGTTCCGACCCGGTCCAGGTTCTGATCCGACCCGATGGACACGTCGTCAAGGTGAGCTGAAGGTCGGATTCTGTGATTCAAAACCAAATCGAATCATTTGGGCCCAAACAAAGTAATCTGTTCTAGATcctaaagaaacaaagaaggtTCTGGAAACCAATCAGAAAAAAGATTAAGATGTAAATCATTCTAAATTAATGGCGTTCTGtgaagtttaaataaatgttaaatgttcttgTTCCATCGGCTCCTTTTGTTCTCTGCAGGATCTCTCTCAGAAACAGATCAGTCATGCTCGGAAGACGTTTGACTCTCACGATAAGGTCAGTGCCGCAGTTTAACGTTTTCCGACCAATCACTGACGGCGGTCTCACCTGCGCtctctgctgccacctgcaggaTCAGAGTGGATCAGTGAGGAAGGAAGACCTGAAGTTTGTCTTCACAGATCTGCTGCCCGGCCTCAACAAGTAGGATCCATGTCCTAACTGGTTTCACTGGTCAGATTCCAGTTAGGTAGCCAGTAATCCGATGGCTCATCTGTGTTCCCTGTTGTGTTTGCAGGAGCATGCTGGAGAGGTTCGTCGACGAAGAGCTCCGAGCTGCAGACAAAGgtgagtgtttgttttttagcagaagctaaggctaaagcgctacacaaacatgatatttagcagaagctaatgctaaaacattaaattcagCCATGTTGATACGTTCCCCTCGTCAGTGACAGGTGGTACAACACACTGTGTTGGTAGGTAATTACAGACCTACCTGTATGACTGTGCTGATGTTTTGCGAACTGTTGCTGATTTTCCCCAACTGAACACCGTAGTATTTCAGtcagaaaacctgcaggactgcagtagattttattattaatgttataAAGTAACATATTattgtgttgttctgttttctgcagaGGTCGACTTCCAGACCTTCCTGTCAACATACAAACGCCTCTTCGATCAGTGCAGGAGTGTGGTGAGAGATTCACTTATTCTCATATTTTCCTCCTTCAGGCCAGAAATCTGAAGGGTTTTTCTCAGTTCTTTCACTCTAGAGCCTCGtttgaataaaatccaaactgTTTCTGCTCCTTATAAAACGTTTTCTAAAAAGGAATCCCAATCTAATGGACTCAGTTGGAGATGAAATGGAGAAAATcttttggaaaagtttttatcttttggCTGCTCCAGGAAACCCAAACTGAGCTGTTTGTCTGAACTGCTTGCAGGTCGTTTCGGACTCAGAGGAGAGTCGACATCAGACCCAGACTGCTGAAGACAAATCGGGTTCTCTGCCTGCCAGTAAGGTACAGGggtcaagttttatttttccctcgaagaaacagagaaattaaCTGGGAATCAGAGAAAATCAGAGAAAGAGGAACACATGGATTAGAAGTTGGAAAAATCTGCTTCTGTGatgtgcaaataaaatataGGAAAACTTGGGACAGTATGGGAAATACTGGTGATTGCTTGGTTctgcaaccagaaccagaaccacagctGAACGGCCCATCACACAGATCTGAGATATCAACATGATTGTTGATATCTCATTCAACAGCCATCTCGTTCTTTTGATCCTTCGTAGTTCCAGTACTCTCCcaagttttggtttttattcaatagaaCAGTAAAAGTATATTTAGAAATGGTTCTAGACTTTAGGTCTGTAACTCAGCAGAGCAAAGCCTGCTGTTGGTCTCTGAGTGAGGCGCACAGCAtccagtctgtctgtctgatggCTGCTGTCTGTGTTGTGCACAGATCCCCAGATTCAAAGCTCAGAGGAGCCAGACAGCAGCGAAGGTAAAAAcaaagagggcagcactaaCACCATCACTATAAACAGCATCTTATCTCACTAACTGGATCCCTGCTGCATCTAACTCACCATCACATCTCATCCACTGCCTCGTTTCCACTATGCACATCATAAAAAAACGCACTGAACTGCTCAGTGGAAACGTTTCTAAACTGTCACCCAGTGAGTAGCACAGAGGGGTTTACTACAGAGCTGCTCCAATCCTGCCCTGCTGAGCTGCTTGGGTCCAAAGTTTCTGCTTAAAATCACTGGAAGAAgcttcagattatttttctgatcAAATCTCAGGcagaaacaacatttaatctgaaaagagATTAGATatacaaatacatattttaagagtttaaacaccaaatatattttaacctGCATTAATGTGCTTAGCGCTacagcagaagctaatatctaaagtttttcttatttctgctCCTGGtatggctgctttgcaaacagcAGGTtgttcagcttcccaagctgcattttctatTGAGTGTCGTAGATTTACTCTACAAAAACCCACAAATACAGAACCATGAACTGTACTGGTCCTCTGCACTGGTCCTCTGCACTGGTCCTCTGTACTGGTCTCTGCACTGGTCCTCTGCACTGGTCTCTGCACTGGTCCTCTGTACTGGTCTCTGCACTGGTCCTCTGCACTGGTCCTCTGCACTGGTCCTCTGCACTGGTCCTCTGCACTGGTCCTCTGTACTGGTCTCTGCACTGGTCCTCTGTACTGGTCTCTGCACTGGTCCTCTGCACTGGTCCTCTGTACTGGTCTCTGCACTGGTCCTCTGCACTGGTCCTCTGTACTGGTCTCTGCACTGGTCCTCTGTACTCATTTGAACTGGATTTCCCAAAACAGGAaagtaaaaactctaaaaacatCTGAGATAAACCAATTTCTAGGCCGTTTAAGTTAAAGCTTTTGGAGATTTTTGTTACAACttaaatggcagaaaaaatgtatttcatgaTTAATTTACACATCTGACAGTAATCAGCTGCATTTCTTAAAGCTTTGAACTGAagatggatcagaaccaggttCTTTTAGATTCTGCTGATGCAGAGAAAGCACTGACTCTCTGTAGCAAACCCTTCTAATGATAGGTTTCAGTCCTTGGCACCATTCTTTATGTTGGATGTGTTTGTTGGAACTTATTCTGTTTTAGACGCTTGGTTAGAAACTGGTCACGGTTCTGAACGGTCCCACAGTTCTTAAAAATAACCCAGTTTTCCTCCACTGGTTGCTGATCTGCTTCCATGTTTattatttgctctttttaaatACAGTTGAGCCTCTAACTCTCTAGGACTTGGTGgttctttgtaaatgttttaattaatagaGTAGCGCATCGTTGCAGCTCCAAACCCAATGAAACCCGTCCAAGACTGGAGTAATCGTTAACGGTTTAATAATTATACCTGTTCAACGCTGTAGTGTTGTTGTTCAGGTTAGCATACAAAAACAGATCTGAACACCcactttaaaaatactaatCCAACCAGCAGGGAGAGTTTGGGAGGTTATGAACCTGCGAGATTCAAATGAATGGAAAACCTCTGAATCCCGGACAGGCcctcatttttaatttgtacatgagaaaaaacctacaaaaaaacaCCACTGTCTTTGGTTTCCGTATTGATCTAATGCTGGCATTAAATTAATGCGAgatcaacaaatccctgcatttttttcacattaatgcataattatgagtttattattaattttctgCATAAACGGTGAAAAATATTGGCTTTGTGTGATTGATAACTCCCACCTGAAGGTGGCAGTGTTTCTTACTGCTACAACTCTGCTATTTAAACATTGAGCTATTCAATCTGCCTGCTTGTGGGTTTTGGAAAGGGATTTGATTTGGACAAAATACTGCACAAatactttcaaatatttataaagtacCACTACAAAATCAGTCAGTTTGACTGACTCCAAAAACCATTAGATCCCGGACAGGACCCCAATTTAAACAACAGCCTCGTTGGGAACAATCCCACCAACAAGCAGCAACAGAAACAGTGGAAAGCGTCCAGTCGTTTCCGTTCAGGGTCAGTTTGTTTCTGCGCTGCTTTGTAAGCTTTGCCAATTTATcaccaaacatttgtttttaacaaaccGCGTCATAGCAACACTAGCGtctctgtttatttctgttagaaGTCAAGAGATTTAAGGAAACAAATAAGTACAAACATGCACATTTTTCTGAAGGATTTACATCAACATCCTACTTTTACTTTCCTTTGTGGTTCTGATTCCTGTCGGACTCAAAGCAGGTAAAAACCTCCACTTGCTGATCACCAGTTGATGTGTAGTCGgtaagaaacatattttctctgaaaacGGAGGTGTAACAGAAAAAAGTTGGACAAAATGACCAGTAGAAATGGTTTCAACTGATCTGTCGTCACACAAAATGCCGTTACTGATGAGACAAAACGACTGGGCCGGCATGAGGGAGAACCTTCAGAAACATCAgctcctgtttcctgtttcataCCAGACGGTTCCTGGAACAATCCTCTGTCTTTGTTTGTAACCAGCGTTGCCTCAGTTTGTTGCTCAGCTGTGGAAACTGTTTGTTATCCAGGACTTGGAGCAGGTCCTCTCCCTGCCCAAACGgtacctgcagcagcagccgtCAGCTGGGAGCGTGGAGCATCTGGACCTGGAGCTGGACGGAGAAGTGGACCATGATGAAGGAGACTCCTTCTTCGACGACCCGCTGCCCAAACCGTTCAAGACTTACGGCTGGTGAGAAAAACTCCTTTGGGTTGGAGGAAACAGGCTGGAGACCAGAGAGCCAGCAGAGAGAAAACGTTTATATCTACAAATCTCATATTTAATCATCTGTAATGTTGCATCAGCTGCATTTAGAAATGAGGAATAAATGACGACTAACAAGACAACCAGCAAGGCAAAAACAATTATGCTTTTCCAAATTGtttgcaaattttattttgtaagaaaaaataataatggattctgaattttaaaaagaaagctgaaggttttgttctttggttgcttttttcttttgaagaactataaaatgtttttttttt
Proteins encoded in this window:
- the cep43 gene encoding centrosomal protein 43 isoform X4, giving the protein MNMSAAEDDTELRDLLIQNLENSGVLNKLKAEMRAAVFLAMEDQDRLENKTPLINENLKKCLHTKDGHLVASLIMDFLQVFNLDFSLSVFQPEINSLNGLDSRDLVCRELGVSDAELNQNAPVLLELVRRARWSGGLSLCSEVRPGSDPVQVLIRPDGHVVKDLSQKQISHARKTFDSHDKDQSGSVRKEDLKFVFTDLLPGLNKSMLERFVDEELRAADKEVDFQTFLSTYKRLFDQCRSVVVSDSEESRHQTQTAEDKSGSLPASKIPRFKAQRSQTAAKDLEQVLSLPKRYLQQQPSAGSVEHLDLELDGEVDHDEGDSFFDDPLPKPFKTYGCSPIGEKDSSEKTNSPKDLSVLAADPEPERGEPVSDLGSELRKPEASGTRGSPAGSIGSEAGHSRNGEKDFKEKYFKSPSDRTGSLHLDEDVEYDDDFNSHRSDLSNGELSIGEEIEEVSIEGPETSDKLDETTQDLSVSQISQSHGADYMEDVS
- the cep43 gene encoding centrosomal protein 43 isoform X2, translated to MNMSAAEDDTELRDLLIQNLENSGVLNKLKAEMRAAVFLAMEDQDRLENKTPLINENLKKCLHTKDGHLVASLIMDFLQVFNLDFSLSVFQPEINSLNGLDSRDLVCRELGVSDAELNQNAPVLLELVRRARWSGGLSLCSEVRPGSDPVQVLIRPDGHVVKDLSQKQISHARKTFDSHDKDQSGSVRKEDLKFVFTDLLPGLNKSMLERFVDEELRAADKEVDFQTFLSTYKRLFDQCRSVVVSDSEESRHQTQTAEDKSGSLPASKDLEQVLSLPKRYLQQQPSAGSVEHLDLELDGEVDHDEGDSFFDDPLPKPFKTYGCSPIGEKDSSEKTNSPKDVVPLREESLSGPPVSLMRRGQSLSDLSVLAADPEPERGEPVSDLGSELRKPEASGTRGSPAGSIGSEAGHSRNGEKDFKEKYFKSPSDRTGSLHLDEDVEYDDDFNSHRSDLSNGELSIGEEIEEVSIEGPETSDKLDETTQDLSVSQISQSHGADYMEDVS
- the cep43 gene encoding centrosomal protein 43 isoform X6, with the translated sequence MNMSAAEDDTELRDLLIQNLENSGVLNKLKAEMRAAVFLAMEDQDRLENKTPLINENLKKCLHTKDGHLVASLIMDFLQVFNLDFSLSVFQPEINSLNGLDSRDLVCRELGVSDAELNQNAPVLLELVRRARWSGGLSLCSEVRPGSDPVQVLIRPDGHVVKDLSQKQISHARKTFDSHDKDQSGSVRKEDLKFVFTDLLPGLNKSMLERFVDEELRAADKEVDFQTFLSTYKRLFDQCRSVVVSDSEESRHQTQTAEDKSGSLPASKIPRFKAQRSQTAAKDLEQVLSLPKRYLQQQPSAGSVEHLDLELDGEVDHDEGDSFFDDPLPKPFKTYGCSPIGEKDSSEKTNSPKEKPEASGTRGSPAGSIGSEAGHSRNGEKDFKEKYFKSPSDRTGSLHLDEDVEYDDDFNSHRSDLSNGELSIGEEIEEVSIEGPETSDKLDETTQDLSVSQISQSHGADYMEDVS
- the cep43 gene encoding centrosomal protein 43 isoform X5, giving the protein MNMSAAEDDTELRDLLIQNLENSGVLNKLKAEMRAAVFLAMEDQDRLENKTPLINENLKKCLHTKDGHLVASLIMDFLQVFNLDFSLSVFQPEINSLNGLDSRDLVCRELGVSDAELNQNAPVLLELVRRARWSGGLSLCSEVRPGSDPVQVLIRPDGHVVKDLSQKQISHARKTFDSHDKDQSGSVRKEDLKFVFTDLLPGLNKSMLERFVDEELRAADKEVDFQTFLSTYKRLFDQCRSVVVSDSEESRHQTQTAEDKSGSLPASKIPRFKAQRSQTAAKDLEQVLSLPKRYLQQQPSAGSVEHLDLELDGEVDHDEGDSFFDDPLPKPFKTYGCSPIGEKDSSEKTNSPKDVVPLREESLSGPPVSLMRRGQSLSDLSVLAADPEPERGEPVSDLGSELRKPEASGTRGSPAGSIGSEAGHSRNGEKDFKEKYFKSPSDRTGSLHLDEDVEYDDDFNRKWRPGQTRLHSGLTNSRKTNSNSKTLY
- the cep43 gene encoding centrosomal protein 43 isoform X3; translated protein: MNMSAAEDDTELRDLLIQNLENSGVLNKLKAEMRAAVFLAMEDQDRLENKTPLINENLKKCLHTKDGHLVASLIMDFLQVFNLDFSLSVFQPEINSLNGLDSRDLVCRELGVSDAELNQNAPVLLELVRRARWSGGLSLCSEDLSQKQISHARKTFDSHDKDQSGSVRKEDLKFVFTDLLPGLNKSMLERFVDEELRAADKEVDFQTFLSTYKRLFDQCRSVVVSDSEESRHQTQTAEDKSGSLPASKIPRFKAQRSQTAAKDLEQVLSLPKRYLQQQPSAGSVEHLDLELDGEVDHDEGDSFFDDPLPKPFKTYGCSPIGEKDSSEKTNSPKDVVPLREESLSGPPVSLMRRGQSLSDLSVLAADPEPERGEPVSDLGSELRKPEASGTRGSPAGSIGSEAGHSRNGEKDFKEKYFKSPSDRTGSLHLDEDVEYDDDFNSHRSDLSNGELSIGEEIEEVSIEGPETSDKLDETTQDLSVSQISQSHGADYMEDVS
- the cep43 gene encoding centrosomal protein 43 isoform X1, with the protein product MNMSAAEDDTELRDLLIQNLENSGVLNKLKAEMRAAVFLAMEDQDRLENKTPLINENLKKCLHTKDGHLVASLIMDFLQVFNLDFSLSVFQPEINSLNGLDSRDLVCRELGVSDAELNQNAPVLLELVRRARWSGGLSLCSEVRPGSDPVQVLIRPDGHVVKDLSQKQISHARKTFDSHDKDQSGSVRKEDLKFVFTDLLPGLNKSMLERFVDEELRAADKEVDFQTFLSTYKRLFDQCRSVVVSDSEESRHQTQTAEDKSGSLPASKIPRFKAQRSQTAAKDLEQVLSLPKRYLQQQPSAGSVEHLDLELDGEVDHDEGDSFFDDPLPKPFKTYGCSPIGEKDSSEKTNSPKDVVPLREESLSGPPVSLMRRGQSLSDLSVLAADPEPERGEPVSDLGSELRKPEASGTRGSPAGSIGSEAGHSRNGEKDFKEKYFKSPSDRTGSLHLDEDVEYDDDFNSHRSDLSNGELSIGEEIEEVSIEGPETSDKLDETTQDLSVSQISQSHGADYMEDVS
- the cep43 gene encoding centrosomal protein 43 isoform X7 is translated as MNMSAAEDDTELRDLLIQNLENSGVLNKLKAEMRAAVFLAMEDQDRLENKTPLINENLKKCLHTKDGHLVASLIMDFLQVFNLDFSLSVFQPEINSLNGLDSRDLVCRELGVSDAELNQNAPVLLELVRRARWSGGLSLCSEVRPGSDPVQVLIRPDGHVVKDLSQKQISHARKTFDSHDKDQSGSVRKEDLKFVFTDLLPGLNKSMLERFVDEELRAADKEVDFQTFLSTYKRLFDQCRSVVVSDSEESRHQTQTAEDKSGSLPASKIPRFKAQRSQTAAKDLEQVLSLPKRYLQQQPSAGSVEHLDLELDGEVDHDEGDSFFDDPLPKPFKTYGWKPEASGTRGSPAGSIGSEAGHSRNGEKDFKEKYFKSPSDRTGSLHLDEDVEYDDDFNSHRSDLSNGELSIGEEIEEVSIEGPETSDKLDETTQDLSVSQISQSHGADYMEDVS